The Scytonema hofmannii PCC 7110 genome includes a region encoding these proteins:
- a CDS encoding PPC domain-containing protein, which translates to MTIDAGNTIRTATALKVTPNPLTVRDWVGSAGGALDRDYYRFSLTERSSFNLTLDGLSADADVRLIRDANNNGRVDSSEVTASSIRSGNLSESISFTLDAGTYFIQVFPYTSTQNTYYNLRVSADPIIGVPIDSAGNSLSGARDITVDSTFRTYSDWVGPQDTNDYYRFSVANSRDFNMVLHNVTQNLGFQLISDRNTNGIVDNGEVLGVGVRDADTIEFPGADLTAGTYYVRVFSSGTNASSYDLSLFATPFGSPAP; encoded by the coding sequence ATGACTATCGATGCAGGCAATACCATACGTACAGCCACAGCTTTGAAAGTTACGCCCAATCCTCTAACTGTTAGAGACTGGGTAGGCTCTGCCGGGGGTGCTCTCGATCGGGATTACTATCGTTTTAGTTTGACTGAACGCAGCAGTTTTAACTTGACATTAGACGGCTTGAGCGCTGACGCCGATGTTCGATTAATCAGAGATGCCAATAACAACGGACGAGTTGACAGTAGTGAGGTTACTGCTAGTTCTATTCGATCTGGCAATTTGTCTGAATCCATCTCGTTCACTTTAGATGCTGGAACCTATTTTATTCAGGTTTTTCCATATACGTCTACTCAAAACACCTACTACAACTTGAGAGTTTCGGCAGATCCAATAATTGGTGTTCCTATAGATTCTGCAGGAAATAGTTTGTCTGGTGCTCGTGACATTACTGTCGATTCTACCTTTAGAACCTATAGTGACTGGGTGGGACCCCAAGATACCAATGACTACTACCGCTTTAGTGTTGCTAACAGTCGTGATTTCAATATGGTCCTTCACAACGTGACACAGAACTTAGGCTTTCAGTTGATTTCGGATAGAAATACCAACGGCATTGTTGACAATGGTGAGGTGCTGGGTGTCGGCGTTCGTGATGCGGATACTATTGAGTTTCCGGGAGCTGACTTAACTGCGGGTACTTATTACGTGCGTGTCTTTTCCAGTGGAACTAATGCCAGCAGCTACGATCTTAGTCTATTCGCGACACCGTTTGGTTCTCCTGCTCCCTAA